A portion of the Stigmatella aurantiaca DW4/3-1 genome contains these proteins:
- a CDS encoding alpha/beta fold hydrolase → MKHKEPKMVIVTGPVGRLSATVAGEGGIPVLFVHDNAGDRTHWEEAQHGLATRSVAFDLRGLGESGGGHGPFGVEAAMEDVAAVADALLPEKFVAVGHGFGAAVAGAFAAYYPERLAGLLYVEAPGDLRHGSKADAAAWLENFSATKYGAFHEHWLTPLLLEAKVTTRTRVLKTMRTSRREAIAGNLESLYSHNPEEAFEGFIGPTHALAAATGPETLVAQRPTLSRSVAPHASHWLMLDSPQWFHGELVRFLGHCKPHP, encoded by the coding sequence ATGAAGCACAAGGAACCCAAGATGGTGATTGTCACTGGCCCCGTGGGACGGCTGAGCGCGACAGTCGCAGGCGAGGGCGGGATCCCCGTCCTCTTTGTGCACGACAACGCCGGCGACCGGACCCACTGGGAAGAGGCGCAGCATGGCCTCGCGACCCGCAGCGTCGCGTTCGACCTGCGCGGGCTGGGCGAAAGCGGCGGCGGACACGGCCCTTTTGGAGTGGAAGCGGCCATGGAGGATGTCGCCGCCGTGGCGGACGCGCTGCTCCCCGAGAAGTTCGTCGCGGTGGGCCACGGCTTCGGGGCCGCGGTGGCCGGTGCCTTCGCCGCGTACTATCCCGAGCGGCTCGCCGGGCTCCTCTACGTTGAGGCACCGGGAGATCTGCGCCATGGGTCGAAGGCCGATGCGGCCGCCTGGCTCGAGAACTTCAGCGCGACGAAGTATGGCGCTTTCCACGAGCACTGGCTGACGCCGCTGCTGCTGGAGGCGAAGGTGACGACACGCACACGGGTGCTGAAGACGATGCGCACCTCACGGCGGGAGGCCATCGCCGGAAACCTGGAATCGCTCTACAGCCACAACCCGGAGGAGGCCTTCGAGGGATTCATCGGGCCTACCCACGCGCTGGCGGCGGCCACCGGCCCAGAGACGCTGGTGGCGCAGCGGCCCACGCTGTCCCGCTCCGTGGCGCCGCACGCGAGCCACTGGCTGATGCTCGATTCGCCCCAGTGGTTCCATGGGGAGCTGGTCCGCTTCCTGGGCCATTGCAAGCCCCACCCCTGA
- a CDS encoding FG-GAP-like repeat-containing protein, which translates to MNSTAKSWFSRAARCVFALAGGAGLALVPTSAAAAPTLRVMPLGDSITWGVGSPTTSSYRRPLASLLEGQSRYAVAFVGSQASGSLSDLSNEGHSGYTIDQIRAGIDSWMAGARPDVVLLHIGINDLNRNVDVPNAPNRLKALVDRIFQNKRGVTVLVMGLIPTTPGLEAKTSAFNNWVRAMESSQQQAGNKFRYVEPPALTAAELPDNLHPNDAGYQRMAQAFLGPLDRAFVDGWAVGGSALGAGTEAGMGKVRWADFDGDGRMDYLTVASSGAVSVFLNRGGDGRGGWAPIGQIATGLTTDSNRVRFADFNGDGKADYLLIDTNGSVQVYLNRGGDGRGGWEPIGQIAGGVTTDASRVRFADHDGDGKTDYLVIDATGEVQAYLNRGGDGRGGWVVLGRIATGTTNDSNRVRFADLDGDNRADYSVIAADGSVQTYLNRGGDGLGGWLLLGKTAAGLTNNAAQVSFADFTGDGNADYLMADLSNNAVTVYSWAGGDGHGGWINLGRLASGVSIP; encoded by the coding sequence ATGAATTCGACTGCGAAGAGCTGGTTCTCGAGGGCCGCCCGCTGTGTTTTCGCGCTTGCCGGCGGCGCTGGATTGGCGCTGGTGCCCACGAGCGCCGCCGCCGCGCCCACCCTCCGGGTGATGCCGCTCGGCGATTCGATCACCTGGGGGGTGGGCAGCCCGACCACGTCATCCTATCGGAGGCCGCTGGCGAGCCTGCTGGAGGGCCAATCCCGGTATGCCGTGGCCTTCGTCGGCTCCCAAGCCTCTGGCAGCCTGTCCGACCTTTCCAACGAAGGGCACAGCGGTTACACGATCGACCAGATCCGTGCTGGCATCGACAGCTGGATGGCTGGGGCCCGGCCGGACGTCGTGCTGCTGCACATCGGCATCAATGACCTCAACCGCAATGTCGATGTCCCCAACGCCCCCAACCGGCTGAAGGCCCTGGTTGACCGGATCTTCCAGAACAAGCGTGGTGTCACGGTCCTCGTGATGGGCCTGATCCCGACCACGCCCGGCCTGGAGGCGAAGACCAGTGCGTTCAACAACTGGGTCCGGGCCATGGAAAGCAGCCAGCAGCAGGCGGGCAACAAGTTCCGCTATGTCGAGCCGCCCGCGCTCACCGCCGCCGAACTTCCCGACAACCTTCACCCCAATGATGCGGGCTACCAACGCATGGCCCAAGCCTTCCTCGGGCCGCTGGACCGGGCGTTCGTCGATGGCTGGGCGGTAGGCGGGTCGGCGCTGGGGGCAGGCACCGAGGCCGGGATGGGCAAGGTGCGGTGGGCGGACTTCGACGGCGACGGCCGGATGGACTACCTCACCGTTGCCAGCAGCGGCGCGGTCTCCGTCTTCCTCAACCGAGGGGGAGATGGCCGAGGCGGTTGGGCGCCAATCGGCCAGATTGCCACCGGCCTGACCACGGACAGCAACCGCGTCCGGTTTGCCGACTTCAATGGTGACGGCAAAGCCGACTACCTCCTCATCGACACGAACGGCTCGGTCCAGGTCTACCTGAACCGCGGTGGTGATGGCCGAGGCGGCTGGGAGCCGATCGGCCAGATTGCCGGCGGCGTCACCACCGATGCCAGCCGCGTCCGGTTTGCCGACCATGACGGCGATGGCAAGACCGACTACCTCGTCATCGATGCGACCGGCGAGGTCCAGGCCTACCTGAATCGCGGCGGCGACGGCCGAGGCGGCTGGGTCGTCCTCGGCCGGATCGCCACTGGCACGACCAACGACTCCAACCGTGTCCGGTTCGCCGACCTCGATGGCGACAACCGGGCCGACTACAGCGTGATCGCCGCCGATGGCTCCGTCCAGACCTACCTCAACCGCGGCGGCGATGGCCTGGGCGGGTGGCTCCTCCTCGGCAAGACCGCCGCCGGTCTGACAAACAACGCCGCTCAGGTCTCGTTCGCGGACTTTACCGGTGACGGCAACGCCGATTACCTCATGGCCGACCTGTCCAACAACGCCGTCACCGTGTACTCCTGGGCAGGAGGAGATGGCCACGGCGGTTGGATCAACCTCGGACGCCTCGCCTCCGGCGTTTCCATTCCCTGA
- a CDS encoding YihY/virulence factor BrkB family protein, giving the protein MEDVPPSQFGKQAFGSGSAAAWKDILGNLRREWKRNKLSDAAAALTFYGVLSLFPFLLFIVALAGLVIQPEQVQALIGELGREVPPAFSQIPSAQLAQLTSGPSTGLLTFSALAAVWSAAAGVVSLMTALNTAYGVTESRPRWKVYGIALGMMLGGALLALLAGLVAVAAPALATRLGQPWMALVGWLRLPLAALLMMSLWATLYSVLPDVRQKFKFITPGSVAGVLVWLAASLGFSFYVSHFSTFGITYGALGGIIVLLLWMWISSLALMLGAEINAVLARRSSEGKSETARERA; this is encoded by the coding sequence ATGGAAGATGTGCCCCCAAGCCAGTTTGGAAAGCAGGCGTTCGGCTCGGGCAGCGCCGCGGCATGGAAGGACATCCTTGGGAATTTGAGACGGGAGTGGAAGCGCAACAAGTTGAGTGACGCCGCGGCCGCCCTCACGTTCTATGGCGTCCTCTCCCTCTTTCCCTTCCTGCTCTTCATCGTCGCCCTGGCGGGGCTCGTCATTCAACCTGAGCAGGTGCAAGCGCTTATCGGCGAGCTTGGGCGCGAGGTTCCCCCGGCCTTCAGCCAGATCCCCTCTGCGCAACTTGCGCAACTCACCTCTGGACCCAGCACGGGGTTGCTCACCTTCAGCGCGCTGGCCGCGGTGTGGTCGGCGGCCGCTGGGGTGGTGAGTCTCATGACGGCCCTCAACACCGCCTACGGTGTGACGGAAAGCCGTCCGCGCTGGAAGGTGTACGGGATCGCCCTCGGGATGATGCTGGGGGGGGCCCTCCTGGCGCTGCTCGCCGGGCTCGTCGCCGTGGCGGCCCCTGCCCTTGCCACCCGGCTCGGACAGCCCTGGATGGCGCTCGTGGGCTGGCTGAGGCTGCCCCTCGCGGCGCTGCTGATGATGAGCCTCTGGGCAACCCTCTACTCCGTGCTCCCGGATGTCCGGCAGAAATTCAAGTTCATCACTCCCGGCTCCGTGGCGGGGGTGCTCGTCTGGCTCGCGGCTTCGCTGGGATTCTCCTTCTACGTCTCCCACTTCAGCACGTTCGGCATCACCTATGGCGCCTTGGGCGGAATCATCGTCCTGCTGCTGTGGATGTGGATCTCCTCGCTCGCGCTGATGCTGGGTGCCGAGATCAACGCCGTCTTGGCGCGCCGTTCTTCGGAAGGGAAATCGGAGACGGCGCGCGAAAGGGCCTGA